The nucleotide window GGAGCAGATCCGTCAAGTTGTCAAGGTAATCCGCAGCGTTTATCGTGGGCATCACCCTTCGAAACCAGTCGGCATCCTCACCGTATTCAAGCTCAGTCAAACCGGACGAAGGCCCGCTTGAATTGGCGGTCCTTCTTGATTGCAGGGAGCTATGAAATTCAACTCCCCTGCTTCGGATCATCATCCACGTATTCCAGAAGATCCCCCACCGCATCGGTGCAGCCCGTGATCGAGGTATCTGTTAGTCTGTTCTATGTAGAACAACCGTCGCCATTCTGCTCTAGACTCATTTTAACCCCGCCGCTGTATTCCTTCAGGCGTGCAGAGCACCTGTAAAGAGAGGAACGATGAACCTGCTGCTGACATCCGCTGGCATCAAGAACCCCAGTATCCACGCTGCCTTGGTCAATCTGCTCGGCAAGCCGATTTCTCAGGCAACGGCCCTGTGCATCCCCACCGCAGGCTATGGACACCCCCACACCAAGCCCAGCAATGCCTGGCGATTCATCAGCGGTCACGAACCCCGGTGCCCCATGATCGAGCTTGGATGGAAGTCGATGGGTGTGTTGGAACTCACGGCGCTGCCCAGCATTGGGAAGGAGCGCTGGGTGCCCTGGGTGCAGGAAGCCGATGTCCTGCTGGTGAACGGCGGCGACGCCCTGTACCTCGCTCATTGGATGCGTGAATCCGGGCTGGCCGAGTTGCTGCCTTCGCTGCACGAGACCGTCTGGGTGGGCCTCAGTGCCGGGAGTATGGTGATGACACCTCGGATTGGGGACGACTTCGTCGGGTGGAAGGCCCCCAGCGGAACTGATGAAACGCTGGGCATGGTCGACTTCTCGATCTTTCCGCATCTGGATCACCCGGACTTGCCGGAAAACACCATGGCTGACGCGGAACGGTGGGCAGCTGGCTTATCGGGGCCAGCGTATGCGATTGATGACGAAACCGCCATCAAGGTGCAGGGCGGGGTTGTAGAACTCATCTCCGAAGGCCATTGGAAGCTCTTCAGACCCTAAAAACCTGGTGACAGCTGAGTAGGAGATCCAGGCCTCCTGCTCAGCTGTCACCATCCTTATCCTTTGTTGCAGTATCACCGTCCTGTTGCCCACTACAGTACAGCCATGTTTTCGCCTGTGCAGCCCGAACGCCTGTCGGCCCTTCGCCCGGGCGACCCTCGTCCGGGACAGTATGTGCTGTACTGGATGCAGGCGTCCGTCCGTGGAGCAGGCAATCACGCCTTAGAACACGCCCTTTCGCAGGCCAACGCGCTCGGTCTGCCGCTCCTGACGGTGTTCGGCCTCACGCCCACCTATCCCAGCGCGAACGCCCGGCAT belongs to Deinococcus ruber and includes:
- a CDS encoding Type 1 glutamine amidotransferase-like domain-containing protein, with the protein product MNLLLTSAGIKNPSIHAALVNLLGKPISQATALCIPTAGYGHPHTKPSNAWRFISGHEPRCPMIELGWKSMGVLELTALPSIGKERWVPWVQEADVLLVNGGDALYLAHWMRESGLAELLPSLHETVWVGLSAGSMVMTPRIGDDFVGWKAPSGTDETLGMVDFSIFPHLDHPDLPENTMADAERWAAGLSGPAYAIDDETAIKVQGGVVELISEGHWKLFRP